A single Xylella taiwanensis DNA region contains:
- a CDS encoding TraB/GumN family protein → MIPSVSPQQDALTGQPLRVVERNGVHYTLLGTAHVSQASVAAVKQEVGSGCYDAIAVELDAQRLQALCDPDTLAKLDLIQVIRKGQLALFAANLALAAYQRRLAKQLGIEPGAELKAAVTMARERDLPVHLIDREVGLTFKRASAKLGFFGKLKLGSGLIAGLFAADEVGEEEIEKLKQGDMLEASFGDFASESPELYQTIIAERDRYMAARLREEVNIATRKVLVVVGAGHLTGLAKHLEDDIEPPTELRAILEKVQQKKRVPWFTLGLMTLIATGIVVGFLRGGLAMGTDLLLQWALYTSVMAGLGCALAGSHPLSVLVASLVAPFKPFRLSLPTGAFAALVEVHMRKPAYQDFLTLRDDAQTLYGWYKNRVSKVMLTFLFTNFGSMLGVWIAGLSIYNRLHS, encoded by the coding sequence ATGATTCCCTCTGTTTCCCCGCAACAAGACGCCCTCACAGGGCAACCTCTACGTGTGGTTGAACGCAATGGCGTGCACTACACGCTACTCGGCACTGCTCACGTCTCACAAGCCAGTGTGGCTGCAGTCAAACAAGAGGTAGGAAGTGGCTGCTATGACGCCATCGCTGTCGAACTGGATGCACAGCGCCTGCAAGCACTATGCGATCCGGATACGTTAGCTAAGCTTGACCTGATACAGGTGATACGTAAGGGCCAATTGGCCTTATTCGCAGCCAACCTGGCTCTCGCGGCATACCAACGGCGCCTAGCCAAGCAGTTAGGCATCGAACCAGGTGCAGAATTGAAGGCCGCAGTGACCATGGCACGCGAACGCGATCTCCCCGTACATTTGATCGACCGTGAAGTCGGCCTTACTTTTAAGCGTGCCTCGGCCAAGCTTGGCTTCTTCGGGAAATTGAAGCTGGGCAGTGGACTGATCGCTGGGCTGTTCGCCGCCGATGAAGTCGGCGAAGAAGAAATTGAAAAACTCAAGCAAGGCGACATGCTCGAAGCTAGCTTTGGCGACTTCGCCAGCGAAAGCCCGGAGCTATACCAGACCATTATCGCCGAGCGTGACCGCTACATGGCGGCCCGCCTGCGCGAGGAAGTAAACATTGCAACGCGGAAAGTACTGGTGGTTGTCGGTGCAGGTCATTTAACTGGATTGGCTAAACATCTGGAGGATGACATCGAACCACCAACCGAGCTGCGTGCCATACTGGAAAAAGTACAACAGAAGAAACGGGTCCCCTGGTTCACGCTGGGACTGATGACACTTATCGCAACTGGTATTGTGGTCGGATTTTTGCGCGGTGGCTTGGCAATGGGCACAGACCTTTTGCTGCAATGGGCATTATACACCAGTGTCATGGCCGGACTCGGCTGCGCATTAGCAGGCAGCCACCCATTAAGTGTGCTGGTGGCATCACTGGTCGCGCCGTTTAAGCCGTTCCGGCTAAGCCTACCAACTGGTGCCTTCGCCGCACTGGTCGAGGTTCATATGCGCAAGCCAGCCTACCAGGACTTCCTGACCTTACGCGACGACGCACAGACCCTATATGGCTGGTATAAAAACCGGGTTTCAAAGGTGATGTTGACCTTCTTATTCACAAACTTCGGCAGCATGCTCGGGGTCTGGATCGCCGGCTTGAGTATCTACAATCGCCTACACAGCTAG
- a CDS encoding carbon-nitrogen hydrolase encodes MNRHILPVALIQEHNHGNAEANLSIIEARVAEAAAQGAKLVLLHELHNSAYFCQHESISEFNLAEPIPGPSTERLGALAKQHGVVLVGSLFEHRAAGLYHNTAVVLEKDGNLLGKYRKMHIPDDPGFYEKFYFTPGDIGFKPIVTSVGCLGVLVCWDQWYPEAARLMALAGAELLLYPTAIGWDPNDEYDEQTRQRDAWLLSHRGHAVANSLPVLSCNRAGHEPSPLGTSGIRFWGNSHVLGPQGEFLAEANSHGPEILTCEINLQRSEHVRRVWPFLRDRRIDAYGDLLKRYID; translated from the coding sequence ATGAACCGTCATATTCTCCCCGTAGCACTGATCCAGGAGCACAACCATGGCAATGCCGAGGCTAATCTAAGCATCATCGAAGCGCGTGTAGCTGAGGCTGCAGCACAGGGCGCCAAACTGGTATTGCTGCATGAATTACACAACAGTGCATACTTCTGTCAACACGAATCGATCAGCGAATTCAACTTAGCCGAGCCGATTCCAGGTCCAAGTACCGAACGCCTGGGTGCACTGGCTAAGCAACATGGCGTGGTACTTGTCGGCTCACTGTTCGAACACCGTGCCGCAGGCCTCTACCACAATACTGCGGTGGTATTGGAAAAGGACGGCAACCTACTCGGTAAATACCGTAAGATGCACATCCCAGACGATCCTGGTTTCTACGAGAAGTTCTACTTCACACCAGGTGACATCGGCTTCAAGCCAATTGTTACATCGGTCGGCTGTCTCGGTGTTCTAGTGTGCTGGGATCAATGGTACCCAGAGGCGGCACGATTGATGGCACTGGCGGGCGCCGAATTGCTGCTGTACCCAACTGCAATCGGCTGGGATCCGAATGATGAATACGACGAACAAACCCGCCAGCGCGACGCTTGGTTACTGAGCCACCGTGGTCACGCCGTTGCTAATAGTTTACCAGTGCTCAGTTGCAACCGTGCCGGCCACGAACCATCACCGCTCGGCACGTCAGGCATTCGCTTTTGGGGGAACAGCCACGTACTCGGCCCGCAAGGCGAGTTCCTCGCCGAAGCCAATAGCCACGGACCAGAGATTCTAACATGCGAAATCAACCTGCAACGCAGCGAGCACGTACGACGGGTCTGGCCATTTCTGCGCGACCGTCGCATCGACGCCTATGGCGACTTGCTCAAACGCTACATCGACTAA